CTCAATCATCGGTCCACCGGAAACTTTATTCGACGGCGGATTTTTCAACGCTACAATGAGTTTTCCGACGGATTACCCTAACAATCCACCGACGGTGAAATTCACAACGGAGATCTGGCATCCGAATGTTTATTCTGACGGTAGGGTTTGTATATCGATTCTTCATCCGCCAGGTGACGATCCGAATCATTATGAGCTAGCGAGTGAGCGGTGGACGCCGGTTCATACGGTGGAGAGTATTATGCTGAGTATAATTTCGATGCTTACCAGTCCGAACGATGAATCTCCGGCGAATGTTGATGCGGCTAAggaatggagggataatagggcgGAATTTGTGAAGAAGGTGAAGAGATGCGTGAGGCAATCACAAGAGATGTTGTGAGCAAAAACTTTACTTTACTTAACTTGCAAGGAATTTTTTTTCTCGTTTTCTTTTAGGTATCTAAATTAACAAAATTGCTGAAAATTGGCTAAAAAATTATGGTTTTTGCTTATTAGATTGtgttttgatattgttgaattaTAGTTTTTGCTTTTTCTGCAATTTTAATTGCTTATTTATTCGAAACGCGAATTGAAATCATATCAAACACTTATTATTCTGAATGCAACTAAATGTCGAATCaacaaatttcaaaatcaaattttgaatatgaGTTTTATGTTTGTTGATTCGACATTTAGTTGCATTGATGTTTGATAATGTTATGATCATGAATGATGCCAAGCATGAGATTATTGTGTTGCTATATATATTGATCTTCTTGTTGAAATTAACAATTGCTTTGTTCCATGATCACTTGATCCATATCGTAAAATCATCCAAGACGGGCGAGTAAACGGAAGGCATTGTTTGATCGATCATCAACATCCTTTAGATTTGAGAATGTTGGCATTTTGCTTCTTCACAGTGAAATCTTTAGTTTGTTATCTTTTGTTCTGAATCTGCTGCTATCATAACTTAG
The nucleotide sequence above comes from Solanum pennellii chromosome 9, SPENNV200. Encoded proteins:
- the LOC107029722 gene encoding ubiquitin-conjugating enzyme E2 7-like → MASSQAALLLQKQLKDLNRHPVDGFSAGLVDENNVFEWSISIIGPPETLFDGGFFNATMSFPTDYPNNPPTVKFTTEIWHPNVYSDGRVCISILHPPGDDPNHYELASERWTPVHTVESIMLSIISMLTSPNDESPANVDAAKEWRDNRAEFVKKVKRCVRQSQEML